From the Coleofasciculaceae cyanobacterium genome, one window contains:
- a CDS encoding Uma2 family endonuclease: MNVAINLTAFTDKISDHDFEQLCADNPEAKFETDKEGKLIVMSPTGSESGKKNGNLFGQIWYWNRQYKLGEIFDSSTGFRLSNGATRSPDVSWIELDRWNSLTAKQKRGFAPIDPDFVIELMSPSDELLELQHKMEEYISCGVRLGWLINPDERQVEIYRAGQDKEVLSSPINISEEHFLPGLTVDLAEIFA, from the coding sequence ATGAACGTAGCAATCAATCTCACAGCTTTTACAGATAAAATTAGCGACCACGATTTTGAGCAACTGTGTGCAGATAATCCTGAAGCGAAATTTGAAACTGATAAAGAAGGAAAACTGATTGTTATGTCTCCTACAGGTAGTGAAAGTGGTAAGAAAAATGGCAATCTTTTTGGTCAAATTTGGTACTGGAATCGTCAATATAAGCTAGGAGAGATTTTTGATTCGTCTACAGGTTTCAGGCTATCTAACGGGGCGACTCGTTCTCCTGACGTATCATGGATTGAGCTTGATCGTTGGAATAGTCTCACAGCTAAACAAAAAAGAGGATTTGCCCCTATTGACCCAGATTTTGTCATTGAATTAATGTCTCCTTCCGACGAGCTGTTGGAATTACAGCACAAGATGGAGGAATATATCTCTTGTGGAGTCAGGTTGGGATGGTTAATTAATCCTGATGAGCGACAAGTAGAGATTTATCGAGCAGGACAGGATAAAGAAGTACTATCAAGTCCGATTAATATATCTGAAGAGCATTTTTTGCCAGGATTAACTGTTGATTTAGCAGAAATTTTTGCTTAA